The Vigna radiata var. radiata cultivar VC1973A chromosome 6, Vradiata_ver6, whole genome shotgun sequence DNA segment CTTTGCCATGAAAGTATTCTTCAGTCACAGTTTATGAAAGTCTCCTAAAAGAAGTTTGAGATCCAAGAATTTGGTCTAGAATTGCATCTTAAGATACTACTACTAACCTGCTCCCAGTCATAAACAATTAGCTCCAAGACCTGAGATTCTGGATCTTTGACAACTATATTGAATTCCTCGTTCCATTCTGGATTCAAATTCTTGTATTTCACGGTTGTTTTCTTTGAAGGAAGTTTCTCTTCTGTGAGTTTGAGTTTCACATAAGGGTCCGAGGCACCTAgtatatctttctttttaagCTTCTCTGCCCTCACAACTTTCACATGAAGAATTCCAACTGGCGATTTCATGGCCCTGATCGCAAAGCAAGAAAAATTAGCTAGTTCAACACTAACTTACACAGGTTTGATGAAAGGATGAAATAGTACATACTTTGTTGGATCCATTATTTGAACCTCTAATGCCTTTGGCCATAGATACATTTTTGCAACTTGATCTTTGATGATATcctaaaaggaaaaaaacgAGGAAGAGAAATCAGTACTCAAACTTGGCCAGCATAATAACGATTATGCATAAACAGTAATGTAAAGTTTATAGGAAATCAAAGTGCTATATGCTTACCTGGACAACCCTATAAAGACCAGGAATAGACATTACATCAGCTCCAAGAAGTTTTAGTCCAAAATCAACATGAGGCTTCAATCAAGAGATTCAAGtcaaaaaagaggaaaaagaggcAAAGATATCAGAAAATTATTGTGTAGATGGATGCAGATAGGTGTGACATGGATTCTGTTTAAGTAGACACATTTTATAGTTTCCATCAGAAACGATTGTGTTCAAGAACATCAGATATATTAGTCCTTTCAAGAGCTTcgatgaaatttatatatttatggaGTTTGACATCAAACACACCTTCTCCATGAGAGACACGTAAATGTTGGCAAAACATGGAAAACTTGGAACCAGAGGCTTCAGAGTTATACGTGGAGCAGCAAATACTTGCAGATCAATAACCTGAGATTGTTCAGAAGCATAAATACTCTGTATTAGgttaaaacaattgaaaactTTTACAACTGCCAACACAATTTAAACCATACACTCTATTTTCAAAAGGTCatgaaatagaaatatatacCTGCACTGTGACTCGAAGCCCGAATGCTTTAACTGCAACAGTAATATTAGGATTCCCAGCCCACTTCACTAATGGTTCCATGATCAACTCCTTTTCATCAGTAGTATAGACTTTCATTCCTGGCATATATTCAGATGAAAATTAACATCAATCAATCTAAACTTCTTCTATTACCTGACAGATTAATGAAGGATCGGCTTAATATGGAACCATGAAACATGTGACAGTGATTTCATTTTGCAGTTCAAGCAATATCAGTAACACTGCGCATACCAGATTCATGGCCTTACACAATAGCAGCTTCACATGCATAATACTCACGTGATGTGTGTCTCTGTGtggaaaaagagagagagagagagagagagagagagagagatgaacCTTGAAAAGTTGGTGGCAGACAACCCAAGTTGAGTTCTTCAAATTCAACTGAGTCAATTTTGTACTTAGGAATTTGCTCAGCAATAATGGGCTTTGCTATACTCCTTGCAGTCTTGCAAATTGCCTATGAAGATTGAATTGTTGTTACTCTTACAAAATTGTTAAATAGAGAAGTTGCACAAACACTACAAACTCATACATGCCATAAgaacaattttgaaaatcaataaaaagtGTGCATAGGTACCTTGTCCAGATAAGGCCACATGttctcaataaatttattaagccAATCAAGCTGCAAACATGAAAATACAATCAATTTTCTGTAGAACATATAATGCATCTCTGGCTCCTAGCATAAACACTTGTACATAGAGTATATAACTGCAAAGAATAACATACACGGTCATAGTCTGGATTTTTAATCCAAGAGGGTATCTCTGGAAGCATCTGTTGTAGAGCTTTAGAATCTACCTCAACCAAGGGTTGAATTATTGGATCCTGAAATCAGACATGCCATAATTTGAAATGTGAGACAATAACTAAAAGAGAGGAAATAGAATAGCAGAAAGCGATAAATTAACTTCTGCTCACAGTGTTGAAATTACACATAACTCGAACGTGTAATTTGGCAAAATTCGATTTAGCATAAAACAAATAAGGTTGAGCAGGAGTATTTCAATACAATGTTACTTAGTTCCCTGAAACATAACACAATCTGGTCCTTTATGTTTATCTAACTTCAATTTCTCCACTGGAGTTTCAGCATTCTTAGAAACTCCTCTCAATGttcaaaaatcataaagtaCTACAGCAGAAAGTTGACATGAAAAAATGggataaacaaaatttatcttaGAGAAAACCAATTTTAGTTGTATTCAGAACAACCATTGCATTTTCCTTAAAGTAGAACCTCCATGACAACACACTTCACCTACAATTAACGTCACAACATCATGGTTCAGGCTAAGATCGTACTCAGAAAAAAACCAATATCAGAGAGTGAAGTGAATCTGCAGTATCATACTCAGACAAACATCAAAACATAATTCCTATTCCATGTAAGAGGAAGACATTATGTTTTTATCAAAGGAATCTACAGTATCATGCTCCTGCTAATGCTTATGCTAacaactaaaaaacaaaatggagaGAGAAACAATGAacaagagaataataataatagacagagaaaaaaagtaaaaaaactgAACCTTAACATCAGTTGGCTGGAAGTATATGAACATATAGTAGCCAATCACTACCCCAATTGAAGTTCCCACTCCAAATCCTAAAGAAGTTGTTATAATGCTGAAAATTCCCATCTTCAATATCTTTGTCTACCACAGAAAATTTATCTGTGCTACAATGTGGAAAACAAGAAGAGAGGGAAGGGAGTTAAGTTGCTTCCATAACCAAAGGGGAAGCATCCAAATCAAGAAATGCTTTCAGTGAGTGCCCTCCTATTGTTGTGGATGAGTAGATTCATTTTGAGTGCCAATGAAAAGTGAGTGGGAAAGACAAAGAAGTTGAATTTCTTAATGTTATGATACAAGTGCAATAAAGAGGATTGAAACTAGTGGCTAATAAAGACCTTGTTCAACTCCCACTTGATCCACACAACAGTTGTTGATAAAGAAACTTGTAACCGCGTTAGATGGCACAGAGTGTCGGTAAGTCTATTCCTTGAGATCTTTTCAAATACTACCAAGTTTTCAACAGCGTAGATGTTAACTTGGATGATAATAATGATCCAACAGTGAACCATGTTCATCAGAAACCGAAACAAATGCCTTAAAGTGGTACAATAAAGTCAGGTCCCACATCGCTTTGTATTTTGTTTGGCTTTTCGATATTTTAGAAACTGATAAAAAGTAATGTTTCACGTTATCTTCTTACCCCGTTAATTAATATTCCAAAAAGTAACCGTTTAATACAAATAGAAAATAGACgttttcaatattttagaaacataaaaggtgtcttttaattatagaattacattttattttaaagtttgaagtgaaataatctaattatataacATGTCAATGTCTCATagatttttttccttctaaaatTTATCACTTATCTCCCTTACAAAtctaaaagacaaaaaaaaaaaaaaatcatttctaaaagaccatgaatattttaaatgcTTATACTTTTCCTCAATGAagttaaatttttgaaaaggaaaGTTACACTATTAACTTATGATAATTTAGAGTCACttgaataaaataacaaataataatatctaaaaagaCTAATGATATTAAGGACTAAAGtgtaaattgataaatttttatattataccatattaaactacaaaatttatttttttataattatgttatataattgccgattaattttgaattaaacaGTTTAAATGATCATTTACAGTATAAATATGATCATGCGTTATTCTTGAGATATTGTGATTGTGACCAGTAAGTTGAACTGAGTCTTGACAAATAAGTCAAACTatcaatttatacaaaaattaccTTTAATACAAATTACCTTAAAACAAAGCATGATTATCATTAGTTCGTTGTCACTAATCCAAAACTCATTCTAAAGTCTATGAATacatatttaagataaaaatgtacgtgataaaatttaagataCATTAATAGTTTAAACTGTCAAATCTTAATTGACATGAACCTTTTATGTGTAACCTCAAAACATTACAAACCATCggtaaaaataaacaataagataaaaacaaacattttgaCCACAAACAACTTATACAACAATAAACAATTCAACTTATTTCACACcaataattatgaataaatatatactCAAACTATTAATTAAAAGCTAACTTATTCATTTCTcgagtttttttatttgatattatatttttcagactgatttaatatatatttaagtgtTTTTATAAAACTCTTCAAACTAGTTCAATATATATTTACGTGtttattttaagtctaacttaaaATGAAGTATGTCATAAAATCTCGATGAATGATTCAACCTATTTGTGTTCATTCAGTAGAATTTCATGGCCCACAAATTACCGAGGCAACAATTGGGCCcatatttaacattattatgaCAATTTCCTCAATCTCAAATTCAAACATTGACCAAACTTTccatttaacttttgtttttgttaagaGGATaaagtaaagttttaaatattgaatactttatagaaaaaaagaagatggaaataataataataataataataataatactttataaaactaaaagttAAATGCATAGTTGTAAGTTTATTTTACAAGTGTCTTGACCAATCATAACATGAAATGTGAAAGTTTCCTCATTGGTCATTACTGTCCTTGTCAGTTTTAATGCCAACCACAAGCAAAGATAATGGGTCCAACTTTTTACAACCTTTAAAAGGTtttagtatttgtttttttcatttcagAATATTCAtcttaaaatgtaaattttacatttaaaattaattttttctagaATTTCTATCAcgagtttatttttaaaagttatctcaaaaaattaaaagagaaaaatgaatatgaaatatCATTATTGACTTTAACTTTTAACAAAACTATTAGATATCACATCATTTGTTCGAATATAGAATTAAAGTCAATGATTTAAATTGTATTGTATTATCtcaaatttaaatgttgttaaaaaatttaaatattaagttgAATCATTCGTCTAAATGTTTGGAATAAAATACTtcgatattaaaattaatttaacattgATAGTAAACATTTAATGTAATAACGTAAGTAacctattttcttattttaaacatctattttataagttttagaataaacttttaattaatattaacttaattataatctAATAGTTTAGCTTTGATGACTTTAAGATTAATGTTAAGGAATAAACGGTATTAATCCATGACCAATCGGTCTGTCTAATGACTAATTGGTCTGACCGGGCTCGCTCATTCAAAATCAATATCttagaatttttatttgtgttattctttactttttattttagacAAAACGGTTTTATTATTAGGTGTAAAGGGTACAGAACtgaaattttttgataaaatcgatgttttgtttttgtatttttggatACATAAGTACAAATCCATGTTTTCACGAACAAAAAGATTGGACATGATCATTACGTCACAGTTCCTGTGTGGTACGTTGTACTTGAATTTGTGTTCTGTGTTTGTTTGCGAGGAGATAAGAACCTTCAGATAGTAAGTATGagaaggataataatatttagaaaatatttttttaatattatttacgtatTGTTTtgtaattagtttaaaattattttataatttataaatatcattatagatcaatcacataataatattgaaatattgtaaaagaaatattatttaagtatcattattcatGTTAAAATTGATTCTGTGATTTTCATTCTGAATGTGTTCtaattttgagttttcttttttgtatcaGGTTTATTGTGGTGTGTTTTTAGTCAGATGATGTAAATAGAGTGGGCACAATGAGTATTTGTAAGTTTATcttgttatataaatattttctaaactaattaatatttttaattaaataaattaaaataattattactgtTTCGGTAGTGGATCCAGTCACACTCACCTACACGTTTACTTCTCAGTCCTCCAAGCCGTCCGGTCACAGATGCCTCCTCTCCAACCTTCAACCCGTCCGCCTCCTATGGTTCTTCTCCGGTAAAGGTCGGTCGGCTACCTGCCAAagatactccgacgctcaagttagaaTTAAGTTCGTTCGGTTACTCGGTTCTCAGTATTAAATGCGATTCAATTCAAGTTATCTACCTCCTACTGTTGACCCCTATATATAGTGTCAACTTTGGGCCCGATGTTAAGGCTCTTATAATCAAGGCCCAATAACACCTTAATCAAGGCCCAAAAGCCATTAAACTcctattaaaatttacttaccTCAGGATCTCTCGGTCGTGACCGACCGGCCAATTTGGTCTCCTTTTACTGTTAATGCCGGGCGACCGCGGGTCGGCTTGCTGCCCAGTACTACTTCTTCTAACCAGTCCACGGCCGGACCGGGTGACCGGTAAAATTACCTTTTTATGtaaattacatttataattagaatttaatttataattttcaatgatttaaattacaatgtatagcgatataatataataaatttaatattttaaaatattttttatttaaattttaaaattttaaaagaaattgttagcGGACTAATCTATTTTGCTTAGCCTTTGTACTCTTAGTTTGATAGAATAGACGAAAtagattaaaaagaaattaaaatctgTAATTTAACTCACCAAATTTTGACAGGCTAACGACTGATTTGTGAATCGTGATTCACTTTATCtctatttatttaagtttttaattttttttaagtaataagttacttttaaataaagaaattaatttttttataataaacttttgataatcaagataaaagaatttcaaatattctaaatatactaaagaaaaaaaataaaatttcaaatgtattttcttgtttacattcttatttcatttttcttctaccctttatttacacatttttctcttaatctaagtttttacaccattttcttctaatttattgTACTCACTTTTTACACTCTCTCATCTTTGAGGAATTTTATCCGTTCTCCCTTGttgttatgttgttttttttatttttatgatttaaattttgttattattaatgtgttATGCTTTATTATTTCATGAATTTaggattttgtttattttggatTGCAACACAGTCAAACATTCTCATCAGTGTTTTAAGTTAATTGTTAACATAtagttattgataaaaaaaatcacttaattagtttttatgaGGTCTTCTTTAATTGACACAGAAACacattacaaattttaaactgaaaaaaaaaaattgtttcgaTACAAGAATGAGGAATGATTCCTTGAGATAATATTAACTTATGATTTAGctgtattttttcaaataatatggtATTCTTCTCATAAAATAGAATTtgtataatcaaatatttttcataaacttctacttgagaaaataatttcatttagataaataaaatatgattggtTTAATCAATCTCTATTAATTAAGGATGAcaaaaagaattgaattttcaatttgttaACCCACACACAATTTGTTTCTTATACTCAAACAATTTGacattactaaaattaaatgtaaG contains these protein-coding regions:
- the LOC106765125 gene encoding synaptotagmin-2, which gives rise to MGIFSIITTSLGFGVGTSIGVVIGYYMFIYFQPTDVKDPIIQPLVEVDSKALQQMLPEIPSWIKNPDYDRLDWLNKFIENMWPYLDKAICKTARSIAKPIIAEQIPKYKIDSVEFEELNLGCLPPTFQGMKVYTTDEKELIMEPLVKWAGNPNITVAVKAFGLRVTVQVIDLQVFAAPRITLKPLVPSFPCFANIYVSLMEKPHVDFGLKLLGADVMSIPGLYRVVQDIIKDQVAKMYLWPKALEVQIMDPTKAMKSPVGILHVKVVRAEKLKKKDILGASDPYVKLKLTEEKLPSKKTTVKYKNLNPEWNEEFNIVVKDPESQVLELIVYDWEQIGKHDKMGMNVIPLKEITPDEPKVMTLNLLKNLDPNDPENEKSRGELTVEVLYKPFKEDELPQNAEDSNAIEKAPEGTPASGGLLVITVHEAEDVEGKHHTNPFARLLFKGEERRTKHVKKNRDPRWGESFQFMLEEPPSNERLYVEVQSVSSKLGLLHPKESLGYVDIKLSDVVTNKRINEKYDLIDSRNGRIQIELQWRTP